In one Brassica oleracea var. oleracea cultivar TO1000 chromosome C9, BOL, whole genome shotgun sequence genomic region, the following are encoded:
- the LOC106318835 gene encoding CBL-interacting serine/threonine-protein kinase 2-like, translated as MENKPSILTDRYEVGRLLGQGNFAKVFYGRSVHTNESVAIKMIDKDKLKKVGHSEQIKREISVMSLAKHPNVVNLHEVMATKTKIYLVLEYCKGGELFKKMVKGKLAENVAWKYFHQLIDAVDFCHSRGVYHRDIKPENLLLDEHDNLKVSDFGLSALAESKRADGLLHTACGSHAYACPEIVNRKGYDGTKADVWSCGVVLFVLLTGYLPFYASNLMDMYRKIRKAQFKCPREFPPEAKRLLCKMLDPNPESRITISKIKESSWFKKGLPMKQKRIEKQVVEAEGVGSGSGSGSGPSEPPPQLSSMNAFDIIALSSGLALGGLFGEVYSKKESKFTSRKPASEIICKLEEVARGLRMKIRKQEAGLFKMEGGKEGRKGRLLIDAEIFEVTETFHLVEVKKCSGDTMEYQRLVEEDLRPALADIVWVWQGENEHVLRGLQEGQEPL; from the coding sequence ATGGAGAACAAACCAAGCATACTAACCGATAGATACGAGGTCGGGAGATTACTAGGCCAAGGCAACTTCGCCAAGGTCTTCTACGGAAGAAGCGTCCACACAAACGAGAGTGTAGCTATCAAGATGATCGACAAGGACAAACTCAAGAAGGTCGGACACAGCGAGCAGATCAAGAGAGAGATCTCCGTGATGAGCCTCGCCAAACACCCAAACGTCGTGAATCTGCACGAGGTCATGGCGACCAAAACAAAGATCTACCTCGTCCTAGAGTACTGCAAAGGCGGAGAGCTTTTCAAGAAGATGGTCAAAGGCAAACTCGCCGAGAACGTCGCTTGGAAGTACTTTCACCAGCTCATCGACGCGGTTGACTTTTGCCACAGCCGCGGAGTGTACCACCGCGACATCAAGCCGGAGAATCTCTTGCTTGACGAGCACGACAACCTCAAGGTTTCTGATTTCGGTTTAAGCGCGCTTGCCGAGAGCAAGCGCGCTGACGGTCTGCTTCACACCGCGTGCGGCTCGCACGCCTACGCTTGTCCTGAGATTGTTAACCGTAAGGGGTATGATGGGACTAAAGCGGACGTATGGTCTTGTGGGGTTGTCTTGTTTGTGCTTTTGACTGGCTACCTCCCTTTCTACGCTTCGAATCTGATGGATATGTATAGGAAGATCCGTAAAGCGCAGTTCAAGTGTCCTCGTGAGTTCCCTCCTGAAGCGAAGAGGCTGTTGTGTAAGATGCTGGATCCTAACCCTGAGAGTAGGATCACCATCTCGAAGATCAAGGAGAGTTCATGGTTCAAGAAAGGTTTACCAATGAAGCAGAAAAGGATTGAGAAGCAAGTCGTGGAAGCTGAAGGAGTAGGCTCCGGTTCAGGTTCAGGTTCAGGTCCAAGCGAGCCGCCTCCACAGCTTTCAAGCATGAATGCCTTTGATATCATTGCATTGTCTTCGGGGTTGGCACTGGGAGGACTATTCGGAGAAGTGTACAGCAAGAAAGAGTCTAAGTTCACATCTAGAAAGCCTGCTTCGGAGATCATTTGTAAGCTGGAGGAGGTGGCCAGAGGGCTGAGGATGAAGATAAGGAAGCAAGAAGCGGGGCTGTTCAAGATGGAAGGAGGGAAGGAAGGAAGGAAAGGGAGGTTGTTGATCGATGCGGAGATATTTGAAGTGACGGAGACGTTTCACTTGGTTGAAGTGAAGAAATGTAGTGGGGATACAATGGAGTACCAGAGG
- the LOC106319412 gene encoding CBL-interacting serine/threonine-protein kinase 2-like yields MENKPSVLTDRYEVGRLLGQGTFAKVYYGRSVHTNESVAIKMIDKEKVLRVGLSDQIKREISVMRIAKHPNVVSLHEVMATKSRIYFVIEYCKGGELFNKVKKGKLREDVAWKYFHQLINAVDFCHSRGVYHRDIKPENLLLDDNENLKVSDFGLSALADCKRADGLLHTTCGTPAYVAPEVINRKGYDGTKADIWSCGVVLFVLLAGYLPFHDSNLMEMYRKIGKADFKCPNWFAPEAKRLLCKMLDPNHESRITISRIRESSWFRKGLHLKQKKMDKQLRETTVVIPTVEVGESSGSSENGESQEAPAQLAYLNAFDIISLSAGFDLGGLFGDANDKRESRFASRKPAAEIISKLEEVARGLNLKIRKQDAGLFKLEGSKEGRKGALSMDAEIFQVTQTFHLVEVKKCDGDTVEYQRLVEEDLRPALGDVVWVWQGDKEKEEQLKRGLQDEQEVEQHSEPL; encoded by the coding sequence ATGGAGAACAAACCGAGTGTCTTAACCGACAGATACGAGGTAGGTAGGCTACTAGGTCAAGGCACGTTCGCCAAAGTCTACTACGGCCGAAGCGTCCACACCAACGAGAGCGTGGCGATCAAAATGATCGACAAAGAGAAAGTCCTCCGCGTGGGGCTCAGCGACCAGATCAAGCGCGAGATCTCCGTCATGCGTATCGCCAAGCACCCCAACGTGGTCTCCCTCCACGAGGTCATGGCCACCAAGTCCCGCATCTACTTCGTGATCGAGTACTGCAAAGGCGGCGAGCTTTTCAACAAGGTCAAAAAGGGGAAGCTCAGGGAAGACGTCGCCTGGAAGTACTTCCACCAGCTCATCAACGCTGTGGACTTTTGCCATAGCCGCGGTGTTTACCACCGCGACATCAAGCCGGAGAATCTCCTGCTTGATGACAATGAGAATCTCAAGGTTTCTGACTTCGGTCTGAGCGCGCTCGCGGATTGCAAACGCGCCGATGGGCTTTTGCATACCACTTGCGGCACCCCTGCTTACGTGGCGCCTGAGGTGATTAACAGGAAAGGTTACGATGGGACTAAGGCTGATATTTGGTCTTGTGGGGTTGTTTTGTTCGTGCTGTTGGCTGGTTACCTCCCCTTTCACGACTCTAATCTAATGGAGATGTATAGGAAGATTGGTAAAGCGGATTTCAAGTGTCCCAACTGGTTCGCCCCCGAGGCGAAGAGGCTTCTGTGCAAGATGCTGGATCCTAACCACGAGAGTAGGATCACCATCTCGAGGATCAGGGAGAGTTCTTGGTTTAGGAAAGGGCTGCATTTGAAGCAGAAGAAGATGGATAAACAACTCCGGGAAACAACTGTTGTTATTCCCACAGTGGAAGTTGGAGAGAGTTCGGGCTCGAGCGAGAACGGAGAGAGCCAAGAGGCGCCGGCTCAGCTCGCGTACCTGAACGCTTTCGATATCATCAGCTTGTCTGCGGGGTTTGATCTGGGAGGTCTTTTCGGGGATGCCAATGACAAGAGGGAGTCTAGATTCGCGTCGAGGAAGCCTGCTGCTGAGATCATTTCTAAGCTGGAGGAGGTGGCCAGAGGTTTGAACCTGAAGATAAGGAAGCAGGACGCGGGGCTTTTCAAGCTCGAAGGGTCGAAGGAAGGAAGAAAGGGAGCTTTGTCGATGGACGCGGAGATATTCCAAGTGACTCAGACGTTTCACCTGGTTGAAGTGAAGAAATGTGATGGGGACACGGTGGAGTATCAGAGGCTGGTGGAGGAGGATCTTAGGCCTGCGCTGGGAGATGTAGTCTGGGTTTGGCAAGGCGATAAGGAGAAGGAAGAGCAGCTAAAGCGTGGTTTGCAGGACGAACAGGAAGTAGAACAGCATAGTGAACCATTGTAG